The genomic segment AATTTATAACTATTACTAAAAGATTTTTTATGCGTATTTTAAATTTGGAAGGAACTTATTTTTTGAATGAGTTTAAAAAAGCTGGGCATCATGTCTTATCCATAGGATATGATGATATTTGTGATTTAAAGTTAGAAAAATTTCTAATGCCTTTAGAATTGATAAACTTTCTAAAGGCAAAAAATTTTTTTCCAGATATAGTTGTTTGGAACGATGTCTGTAAACCCCCAGCAATATTAGGCTTTGAGTTATTGCCATGTTTGACTATTGGATTTTCCATAGATCAATATTGTAATCCATGGCATGTTCCATTTTCTGCGTGTTTTGACTTATTTTTAGTAGCTCAAAAAGATTATCTTTCTATTTTTAAGCAAAATAATGAATATACACAAATCGAATGGCTACCACTATTTTTTGATCCCAAAAGGGCTTTTGATAGTGGGGGAAAAAGAGATATTCCAATTAGCTTTGTAGGAACTTTAGATGGTGTATATAATAGAAATCGACGAAGTTTTTTAGAAGCTTGTCAAAAGAAACTTCCTTTAGTTATCTTACAAGGAAATTATCAACCTATATACTCACGAAGTAAAATAGTCTTAAATCAAAGTGCTGCAGGTGAATTGAACTTTAGGATTTTTGAAGCAGCAGCTTGCGGGGCTGTGGTTTTAACAGAAGATGTGGAGAATGGTTTGAGAGATTTATTTGAAATAGAAAAAGAGATTGTAGTATATAAACGAGATAATGTAAAAAGTGCAGTAAAAAAAGCTAAAGAAATACTCAAATCTGACCGATTAGAAAAAATTGCCTTGGCTGGTAAAGAAAAAGTATATAAATATCATCAGGTTAAAAATAGAGTAGAATTTATCTTGACAAAAGCAAAAAATCTTTTGTCTTTAAAAGCTTATAAAAAACGACTTTGTTATAAACAAAAAGTATTACAGGAATTAGCAAAAGTTTTTTATTTTTTGAGTTTAGATGAAGAAATAAATATTCCAATCACAGTTAGAAAAGATTATTTTGTTTTGGCAAAGAAAATAGAGAGTATGCAGAAGTTATAATTTTTAGGTTTTTAAGTAAGTCTTTATGATTTTATATTTGTGAATAATTTAGGAATTACTTTATGTTAAATGGGTTAGAAGCTAAAATTATTTTTACTGAACAGTGTTTTGAAGAAGCCTATAAAAAATACAAAAATATTTTTGTTGCCTGGACCGGAGGCAAAGACTCAACAGTTGCGTTATTTTTGTGGAAGCGTTTTTTAGAGCAAAAAAATCCAAATGAAAAGGTGAAAGCTTTAAATATAGATACAGGTTTAAAATTCCCTGAAATAATAGAATTTAGAGATAAGTGGGCAAAGGAATGGAATATAGATTTGTTAATCGTTCGTCCTAAAGTAAATCTTTTACATTATGATATTGCTAAAGACAAAGTAAAGTGTTGTCGGGATTTAAAAATTTTACCCTTGCAAGAGGCAATTAAGGAAAAACAAATAGAAGTACTTATTACTGGAATTAGAGGTGACGAACATCCTGATAGAGAGAAAAGACAGTGTTTTGAAAAGAGAAACTCTCCTTCTTATATGCAATTGAATCCTCTTTTAGAATGGAAAGAGATAGATATTTGGACATTTACTTATAAAGAAAAATTGCCCTACTGTTCTTTGTATGATAAAGGTTATCGGTCTTTGGGGTGTATGCCCTGCACTTCTCTCACCTTTGATTCAGAAGAAAGATCTGGTAGAGATAAAGAAAAAGAAAGTAAACTTTCTATCTTAACAAGTTTAGGATATTTTTAATTAAACTAGGCTTATAACTTAATATTAAATTCTCCTTTCTTATAAATAGTAATGGTCTTGCCATTTTTTAACTTGCCTTCTACTATTTTATCTTCTGTGTTCACAAGATCCCAATGTAATCCAGAGTCGTTAAAGCCCAATTCTTGTTTAAGTTCTGGAGTAAGTTCTTTAGGATTTCCAGCATAAGTGTCAGCATATGAAGCGCCTAAGGCTATATGACAATTGCCAAATTCTCCTCCAAAGTTTTCATCATAAAGGGTATTGGCCATAAACTTAGATATTTTGGAAAAACGTTTATCAGTAAGAGAAAATTCACCTACATAGCTAGCACCCTTATCCAAAGCAATTTGTTTGCGAACAAATTCTTCTCCTTGTTTGGCTTTAGCTTCTATTACTTTTCCTTTCTCAAATTTTAACCATACATCTTTAACCAGATTTCCGTTTCTATACGAAGGCTGATTGGCAAAATAAATACCATGTGTAAACCTCAAATCTGGAGATAAAAATATTTCAAAACTTGGAATGTTGTGCCCAGATATTCCAATCCATTTTCTTTTTTCTCCTGGATAAACATAGAGATCTGTATGTTTAGATTTTATATGCAAATATTCTATATCAAGGCTGTTTAACCAATCTTGTATTTTTTTGTTTTTTTGATAAATGTCTTCCCATTTTTGAACAGGGTTTTCAGAGTTCAGATAAACAGCTTCTATTATTTGTTGTTTATAACTAGCAATGTCTAAATTCGCTTTATTGGCTAACTCCTGAGTAGGATAAAGACAAAGAGTCCATCCAAATTCTTGATTATTTTCGCGCTCTTCTAATATTTCGCGAAGGTATTTTTTGCTTAAAGTAAATAAACCTATTTTAGCAGGATCAATATTTTCTAAATGAGTTAAAGACTCTGGTGCTAAAAGAGAAATAAGTCCATTTAAATTGGAATATAATTCTTTATCTCCTGGGGTTTTAAATTTTATTTGTTCTTCATTAGCATAAGAAAAAAATGTTTTTTCTATTTCAGGAGGCCAAGTTATACGTAAAACAGGATTTAGTCTCATTTCTAAAATTTGTTTTACCAGAATATTTGCCAAAGGAAGTGCTTGGTTATCTGTTTTAATAAGAATAACCTCTCCAGGTTTATACTGTTTTATACGGGCTTTTTTTAACCCCCAAAGCAAAACTTTGGCATATTTTTCTAATTCTTGTTGATTAAACATTATGACTCCTTGGAAGTTAAATTTTTACTCATAGCATTTAGAATTTTAGCTAATTTATCATATAAAGTTACACCTATGTATTCAAATCTTAGGCTATCTCCTTTTAATCCAAAGGCACTTAGAGTACCTTTTACCATTTTTACCCTTCTGTCTTCTAGGTAATTTCCCCACATATGGTGGCAATTTTTAGGTGGACACCCTCCGATAAGAATGCCATCAGCTTTATTCTGGGTTAAAATTTCTATAGCCAAATCTATATTAAAAGACGCAGAACACCTAATCCTAATAGTTCTAACATTTAAGGGAATTTCAAAACCCTTAGGCCCCATTAAATCTGCTGCTCCATATGCGCACCAATAGCATAAAAAGGCCAGTATTCTAGGTTTATTGGGTTGAGCATGGGAAAATGCCTTGTCTACCATTTCCAAAATCTGGGCATCTTCTAAATTTTTTAAAGTAATTGCTTTAGAAGGGCAAGTGCTAACACATAAGCCACATCCTTTACAGAAATGAGAAGCAATAGAGAAATATGGATAGGTATCTTCTCGGATAATAGCACTGTGCGGGCACATAGGCACACATAAACCACAATGAGAGCATTTTTCTGGATCAATATAAGAGACATGTTTTTGAGATTTTCCTTTTAAGGCACTGTAGGCATTAAAAGCAGCTTTAGCTCCAGAATCTATACTGTCTTGAACATCTTTTGGTCCTTTGGAAGCACCTGCTAAAAAGATTCGTTCTACCAATGATTCTCCAGGACGAACTACCTTTGGTTGGAATTCAATAGGGTAGTTGAATTCATCAGTTTGTAGGCCTAATTGTCTCATTAAATTCACCTCGCCTGGCAAAAGAGGCTCTGCTAAAACCACTAAATCTGCTTCAAAATCTCCGTCATTTGTTTTTACTTCTAACCAATCATCTCCTGTAATTTCTTTTACTTCTGTTTGAATAAATTCAACTCCCCTTTCTTGAGCTACTTTTAAGTAGTGTTCACCATTCCTGCCCATAGGTCTTAGGTTTTTATAAAGTACTGTTACTTCTGTACCCATAAAAAATGATGCCATTCTAAAAGCATGTTTTAAGGTAATAGTGCAGCAAAGTTTAGAGCAATAACCAACATCGTCTTTCTGACAAAGTACAAAGACGACGCTAATAGGTGGTTTCCCAAAAAAACGATGGGCAACCAGTCTTTCAAATTGAGTAAGAGTGATGACCTTAGGATTGCTTGGATTTAAGTGTTTATATTTATTTAGTTCTGCGGGCTGAAAACCAGTTGCAAGTACAATGCTGCCAATGGTTTTATCTATAAATTTGGTTTTTGCGTCTAAATTAATTGCTGAAGTAGGGCATACTTCTACGCACTTGCCACATTTTGAGCAAATAGAATCGTCAATCGCGTACGTATCTGGGAAAAGAAGAAAATGACCTTTGCCAATTGCTTTTTTAGGTTTTAGGCCAAGTTCAAAAGGGTTAGGCCCTTCTTCTGGACATATATCAGCACATTTACCACAGGCAATACAGAGTTGAGGGTCTACATATTCTGGCTTTTTAACTAAATTTATTTGAAAATTTACATCTTTTTTTTCTACATCTGCAATTTCTGTTTCAGTAAGAACTTCAACCTTTTCAGAAAATAAAGCGTCTCTTGCAAGCACAGGTAGCACACATTCACTAGTACAAAAACTTGAAGATCCTTCACTTTGCCATAAAAAAGGTATTTGTCCTGTGATGCCTCCTAAATGACTTTTTTTCTCAATAATAGTGCTTTTAACCCCAAGCTCTGCTAAGGTTAAAGCAGTGCTTAAGCCAGCAACACCACCGCCTACTATTAGGACTTCTTGAGCTAAATTTTGGGTTTCTAAGGCAGGAATATTCTTTATAAGTTTAGCATGAGCCATAATTAACATATCTAAGGCTTTGGCTGTAATGTCCTTAGAAGATTCTGTTTTGTGGACCCAAACACAATGCTCTCTGATATTGGCTGTTTCAAAAAAAGCCTTGTTTATTTCAAGATAATCTAAAATTTGACTTAATTTGTCTTCTGTAAAGGTTAGAGAAGAACGCTCAGAGCAACCAATAAATAGTAAACGATTAAACTTGCCTTTTAAACTTTTCCAAAATTCTTTTTTTTGTTTGCAAATAAGTGGTTCAATTAAAGTATAGTTGACATAAGTAAGATTTTCGGCCTGCTTTTGTAAAAAATTAAAATCTATTTTTTCCTCTAAAGTTGACCCACATGTGCAAAAAATGATTCCAATTTTAATGGTTTTGTTACTCATAGGATATCTCCTTTTTAGACCATAAAATAAAAATTAGTTACTCCTAATCCTTAAACTTGGCAATGCTTGTGCATAATTTCTCAAGATTTTTTGCATTAGAGAATTGATAAAAAAAATTAAAAAAATAATGTGTTTTGACAAAAAAATTAAACAATATTGACATAATTTTATGTTTTTACTATTTGTTAAAATAATTTTTAACTATAACTTCAATAAATATGAAGTTAAAATCAACTCAAGGAGTATTTTAGTGAGGCTAAAATTAGTTTTTTATTCTTTAAAAAGGATTCAAATTCCTTTACACTACAATTATTTATTACAAGGTATTATCTATAATAATTTGTCAAGCAAGTTATCTAGCTGGTTGCATAATAATGGCTGGTATTATGGTAAAAGAAGGTATAGTTTGTTTACTTTTTCAAAATTATTTGGGCAAAATGTAAAGATATTTCAACAAAAAATAAAAAAAATATCTTTTAAAGGAGAGATATGGTTTAAAGTTTCTAGCGTGTCAGAAGATTTTTTGCAAGATATTGCAGAATCTATAATCAAAAGGGGAGGGATTCACATAGGTTCTTATTTTTTAGAACTTAAAAGCATAGAGATGGAGCATTTATTTAAGAGAAAAGATAAGAAAAGTTCATTATTGGTTAGAAGCATTTCTCCTATGGTTGCTTATTCTACAGTTAAAATTAATGGCAGAGCAAAAACTCACTACTTTGCTCCCAAAGAGGATGATTTTGTAAGATCATTAAAAAATAGCTTAGAAAGAAAAGCTAAAGCATTTTATAAAGATGAGAAACTACCTGAAATTTCAATAAATGGGTTTAAATTAAGAAAAGTTTTTAAGAATATAAAGTTGTACTACATGCACCCCAAACAGCCAAAGCCGTGGTTTATCTTGGGCTGGGATTGTTTGTGGGAGCTTTCTTTGCCTTCAGAATATTTGTTTCTAGCAATGGCCACAGGCCTTGGCAGCCGAACTAGCCAAGGTTTTGGAATGGTAGAAGAAGTGAATTAAAGGGATAGGAGTTGGTTATGGAAAAGATAATAAATGTTAACTTTAATACGTTAACTCCTCTTTGGACAGGTGATGCATGGGGAAAATGTGATGAATTAAAACTTACGGGAATTATAGGTTCTCTTCGCTGGTGGTTTGAAGCATTGGTTAGAGGAATGGGATATAATGCATGTGATTCTACGAGAGATAAATGTCAAGTGGAAGTAAAAAATCCTGAAGATGTTTTGAAAATTCATGAAAAAATTTGTCCAGTTTGTTATTTGTTTGGTACTACGGGGTGGAAAAGCAGGTTTTCGGTTAGTGTGATTAAAGATGAGAGTATTTTATCAAAACCCTATCATGGAAGGATTGTTGTAAATATTAATGGAGGTAAAAGCTGGTATTATGATTCAGGATTAATGGGAGAAGTAACTCTTAAATTTCAGTATGATGAAACTATATTAAAAGAAACTTTTTCTTCAATATTAAGGATTCTTTTATATCTCATTTCAGAATATGGAATGCTCGGAGCTAAAACATCTATGGGATATGGGATTGTTAAATTCAAAATAAATGATAATGATATATCTGTTACAGAAGATGATTGGGAAAACTTTAAAGATTATTTGAATTTTTTTGACAAAACTGAGAATTTAAAAGAGGACGAGAAGAAAAGACAAAAGGAATTGCCTAATATACAAGATTTCTTTTTTGTAAAATTCAAGGTATCAGGAATAATTGATAATGTGATTAACAATGTTAAAGAGTTTTTTAGCTATCAGGACGGGATTATTGAAACAGATACAATAAATAAATGGAAAGATAAAAATTGGTGTATAACTTCGCCGGTTGTTAGGAAATCGATACGGAAAGAGATAAAAAAGAAATTTAAAGGCAATAATGCTCTTCGTCATTTTTTGATGGGAAAAGTGGCTGGTAAAAATACTAAATTTTCTGCAATTCAAGTTTCCCATGTTTATAAAAATAATAATAGGCTTGAGTCTAGAATTTACGGATGGTTGCCTAATATTTGGCCTATCAAGGGCAAAGTAGATGGTATTATAGAGTTATTAACTGAATTATTCGAAAATAGCCCGCCATGGAATTCTAATTTACCTTCTACAATTCGGGACAATATTTGTTGGGATGAGTCAGGTCTTAAAAAGGTAAATTCTAATATTGAATCTCTTTTTATTAAAGAAGAAAAAGAAAAATAATCAAGGAGATGTACAATGAAATGTGATTATTTTGCTTTTGTTTTTGAAAGACATCAGCAAAAGATAGATGAGATTTTTGGCAAAGCAAAAGGTAATAAAGATATAAAATTACAAAATTTTATTGAAGTAATAGAGAAAAAGCCAAGACAAAGATCAGTGAATATTGATAATTTATCCGAATTGGCAAAAGAACCTATAAAAACTCACCTTTTATTTAAGAAGCTTGAAGAAGGTAAAGATTCTTCGTGGAAGTCAATTCTATCCGATTTTTATACTTATAGGTTAGATGATTTCAATAAAGTTATGGAAGATAGGGAAAAGCAATTTTCTTTTTTAGACTATACAGAAAATTTTGGTTTTTCGAAAAAATTAGCCTTCACACTCACTCTTTCTTCTCCCTTCTTTACCGCTTCTGAAAACAAATTTTACAGTATCCAAAATCCCATTGCCAAAGAAAAACCAACAGGACTACCACTATTAAAGGGAAGTTCCTTAAAAGGTGCATTGAGACAAGCAGCTATTTATGTTATTGAAAGTGGATTATTGGAAAAAAATTACGGAGATAAATTTAATGATGATTTGGATAAAACAGATGAGGAGATTGAAAAAATTGAGACAGAAGATAAAGACAGATTCTTTTTTGAAAAAAGAGCCCAACTTGTAAGACTCTTTGGCAATGAAAAGGATGTAAAATGGTTTACTTTTAAATCACTTCTTGCAACCGGCGGGATAAGGGATGTTAGCAAAACAAAAGAAATTTTGGAGAAAATTTCATTTGCCTTTAAGAATTATCTTAAAAACAGGAAGATAACAGATAATGAAGGCAACTCAAAAGGAAGACTCATATTTGAAGATTTGCATTTTAAAAGGGTTACTCTTGATGTAATTACCCCGCTTGACAGAAAGAAAAGAACACCTGCTCATGGTCCTATATTTTATGAGGTGGTGCCGGGAGGTGAAACTGCAACAGGTAAGATTATCTGGTTTCCTTTTGATTTGATTGCAAAAGAAGTTTCTAAAGAGGATGTAGATAACGCATGGGAAGATGATAAAAAGCTTATAGAAAATGCTTTCAAAAAACTTTCTGAAAAAGGAATCGGGGCAAAAACAAAAGATGGTTGGGGAAGATTTGAATGGGAGGAAATATAATGGGATTGAAAGAGTTAATAGAAAAAAGAAATGATATATTGTTTGCGGAAATAGGGGCTTTGATTCATGATCTGGGAAAGTTGAGTAAGGAGTTTGTGGAAAGTAAGACTGAAGATGGAAATTATAACTGGTTTAGGCATGAAGAAATTCTGAAAAACAATAATACTTACAATTCTTTTTTACCGAATAAATTGAAACAAATATTTGAATATAAAAAAGATAATCAACCTTATTATAAAGAATTAAAAGATTCAATAGATAATATTCCTACTCATGTAAATGGGAAAACACTTTCTATTGCAGAGTTTCTTCTTAAACAATTTATTTCAAAACATCATTCGGGTAATTCTCTATTTCCTGTTAATTTTTTATCAAGTGATAGTAAAAGTAAAGGGGCAGACAGTGTCGATTCTGCCATCGACAAAATGGTTTCTGAAGAATATGAATATGTTTTACAATCAAAAACTCATACCTACATTTCCACTGCTTTTGGTTATGAATTTCAAAAAATTGACTTGGATTTGTCTGATATAGCTGAAAATTCTTTAACCACAATAAGAGAAAATTATGCAAATAAACTTACTGAGATTTTAGAAAATTTAAAAAATAATTCCAAAGTCGAAAATTGGATTGAAAAACGCGATGAACTTTTAGCGGAGACCAAAAAAGCATTCCTCAATGCACTTGGAGAAACTCGCCGTCCTGCAAATGATGTGACTTTGTGGGATCATTCTTTTTCCGTAGCATCTCTTTACAAAGCAGCACTTGCAGAAGTGGTAATAAATGAATGGAAAGAACCTAAAGAAATTAAATGGAAACTTTTGTCAATAAGATTTAACGGTGATGAATTTTATTATACGGCTCCTAAAATTGCAGATGTACTGGGCAGGAAAGTTCTTGTCGAAAAAATATTGGATAAAATAAAAACTCTTCTTGAAGTGGTTGTACCCATTGGAAATGAGATTTACCGGGATGAAAACGGTTCTGTTTTTCTTGTGCCTGAGAGTGCAAAAGACGAAATATTTGAAATTAGTGATATATGGGAAAAAATCAAAGATATTGAGTTTAAGGGCGTGGCGTTAAATTTCAAAGGTGAATGGGAGAAAAAGTGTTTAGAAGAAATAATAGATGATGCTCCACAAAATTTAAAAAAATTCATTGAAAAAATTTCATCTTTTATGTCTGCTGGGATTTTTATACCTGAAATCGAATTATCAAAACCATCTCGCGGGGCATTAAATCTTGGAAAAGAGATTTCTGAAGAAAGAAAATATAATACTGATCTTGAAGAATTAAAACAAAAATGGACAAAAAAAGAAAATAATTATGAAAAATGTACTGTTTGCGGATTAAAACCAGTACCATTTTCCAATGAAGAAAAAGAAAATTTGGATAAAAAAATATTAAGAGAAGGCTGGCAAAATTTAAGCGAAGAAGAAAAAAATCAATATAAGGCTTATGAAAGAAAAATTTGTATTGATTGTCTGAAATTTTCTTTTAATAGGGTGGAAGAATGGCGTA from the Desulfonauticus submarinus genome contains:
- a CDS encoding glycosyltransferase; this translates as MRILNLEGTYFLNEFKKAGHHVLSIGYDDICDLKLEKFLMPLELINFLKAKNFFPDIVVWNDVCKPPAILGFELLPCLTIGFSIDQYCNPWHVPFSACFDLFLVAQKDYLSIFKQNNEYTQIEWLPLFFDPKRAFDSGGKRDIPISFVGTLDGVYNRNRRSFLEACQKKLPLVILQGNYQPIYSRSKIVLNQSAAGELNFRIFEAAACGAVVLTEDVENGLRDLFEIEKEIVVYKRDNVKSAVKKAKEILKSDRLEKIALAGKEKVYKYHQVKNRVEFILTKAKNLLSLKAYKKRLCYKQKVLQELAKVFYFLSLDEEINIPITVRKDYFVLAKKIESMQKL
- a CDS encoding phosphoadenosine phosphosulfate reductase family protein, giving the protein MLNGLEAKIIFTEQCFEEAYKKYKNIFVAWTGGKDSTVALFLWKRFLEQKNPNEKVKALNIDTGLKFPEIIEFRDKWAKEWNIDLLIVRPKVNLLHYDIAKDKVKCCRDLKILPLQEAIKEKQIEVLITGIRGDEHPDREKRQCFEKRNSPSYMQLNPLLEWKEIDIWTFTYKEKLPYCSLYDKGYRSLGCMPCTSLTFDSEERSGRDKEKESKLSILTSLGYF
- a CDS encoding aminopeptidase; amino-acid sequence: MFNQQELEKYAKVLLWGLKKARIKQYKPGEVILIKTDNQALPLANILVKQILEMRLNPVLRITWPPEIEKTFFSYANEEQIKFKTPGDKELYSNLNGLISLLAPESLTHLENIDPAKIGLFTLSKKYLREILEERENNQEFGWTLCLYPTQELANKANLDIASYKQQIIEAVYLNSENPVQKWEDIYQKNKKIQDWLNSLDIEYLHIKSKHTDLYVYPGEKRKWIGISGHNIPSFEIFLSPDLRFTHGIYFANQPSYRNGNLVKDVWLKFEKGKVIEAKAKQGEEFVRKQIALDKGASYVGEFSLTDKRFSKISKFMANTLYDENFGGEFGNCHIALGASYADTYAGNPKELTPELKQELGFNDSGLHWDLVNTEDKIVEGKLKNGKTITIYKKGEFNIKL
- a CDS encoding FAD-dependent oxidoreductase — translated: MSNKTIKIGIIFCTCGSTLEEKIDFNFLQKQAENLTYVNYTLIEPLICKQKKEFWKSLKGKFNRLLFIGCSERSSLTFTEDKLSQILDYLEINKAFFETANIREHCVWVHKTESSKDITAKALDMLIMAHAKLIKNIPALETQNLAQEVLIVGGGVAGLSTALTLAELGVKSTIIEKKSHLGGITGQIPFLWQSEGSSSFCTSECVLPVLARDALFSEKVEVLTETEIADVEKKDVNFQINLVKKPEYVDPQLCIACGKCADICPEEGPNPFELGLKPKKAIGKGHFLLFPDTYAIDDSICSKCGKCVEVCPTSAINLDAKTKFIDKTIGSIVLATGFQPAELNKYKHLNPSNPKVITLTQFERLVAHRFFGKPPISVVFVLCQKDDVGYCSKLCCTITLKHAFRMASFFMGTEVTVLYKNLRPMGRNGEHYLKVAQERGVEFIQTEVKEITGDDWLEVKTNDGDFEADLVVLAEPLLPGEVNLMRQLGLQTDEFNYPIEFQPKVVRPGESLVERIFLAGASKGPKDVQDSIDSGAKAAFNAYSALKGKSQKHVSYIDPEKCSHCGLCVPMCPHSAIIREDTYPYFSIASHFCKGCGLCVSTCPSKAITLKNLEDAQILEMVDKAFSHAQPNKPRILAFLCYWCAYGAADLMGPKGFEIPLNVRTIRIRCSASFNIDLAIEILTQNKADGILIGGCPPKNCHHMWGNYLEDRRVKMVKGTLSAFGLKGDSLRFEYIGVTLYDKLAKILNAMSKNLTSKES
- the cas6 gene encoding CRISPR-associated endoribonuclease Cas6, which encodes MRLKLVFYSLKRIQIPLHYNYLLQGIIYNNLSSKLSSWLHNNGWYYGKRRYSLFTFSKLFGQNVKIFQQKIKKISFKGEIWFKVSSVSEDFLQDIAESIIKRGGIHIGSYFLELKSIEMEHLFKRKDKKSSLLVRSISPMVAYSTVKINGRAKTHYFAPKEDDFVRSLKNSLERKAKAFYKDEKLPEISINGFKLRKVFKNIKLYYMHPKQPKPWFILGWDCLWELSLPSEYLFLAMATGLGSRTSQGFGMVEEVN
- the cmr1 gene encoding type III-B CRISPR module RAMP protein Cmr1, whose protein sequence is MEKIINVNFNTLTPLWTGDAWGKCDELKLTGIIGSLRWWFEALVRGMGYNACDSTRDKCQVEVKNPEDVLKIHEKICPVCYLFGTTGWKSRFSVSVIKDESILSKPYHGRIVVNINGGKSWYYDSGLMGEVTLKFQYDETILKETFSSILRILLYLISEYGMLGAKTSMGYGIVKFKINDNDISVTEDDWENFKDYLNFFDKTENLKEDEKKRQKELPNIQDFFFVKFKVSGIIDNVINNVKEFFSYQDGIIETDTINKWKDKNWCITSPVVRKSIRKEIKKKFKGNNALRHFLMGKVAGKNTKFSAIQVSHVYKNNNRLESRIYGWLPNIWPIKGKVDGIIELLTELFENSPPWNSNLPSTIRDNICWDESGLKKVNSNIESLFIKEEKEK
- a CDS encoding RAMP superfamily CRISPR-associated protein; the encoded protein is MKCDYFAFVFERHQQKIDEIFGKAKGNKDIKLQNFIEVIEKKPRQRSVNIDNLSELAKEPIKTHLLFKKLEEGKDSSWKSILSDFYTYRLDDFNKVMEDREKQFSFLDYTENFGFSKKLAFTLTLSSPFFTASENKFYSIQNPIAKEKPTGLPLLKGSSLKGALRQAAIYVIESGLLEKNYGDKFNDDLDKTDEEIEKIETEDKDRFFFEKRAQLVRLFGNEKDVKWFTFKSLLATGGIRDVSKTKEILEKISFAFKNYLKNRKITDNEGNSKGRLIFEDLHFKRVTLDVITPLDRKKRTPAHGPIFYEVVPGGETATGKIIWFPFDLIAKEVSKEDVDNAWEDDKKLIENAFKKLSEKGIGAKTKDGWGRFEWEEI